GTTTGCCAGAGAGTCCTCGCAGGTGAGGGGTTTGAGGTTGATATCGCCGTCAATGGAAGTGCGGCTCAGCAAATGCTGGAGGAAAAGGATTATGATCTGGTTCTCATTGATGTCAGGACGCCAGTAATGAACGGCAAGGAACTCTACCGCTGGATAATGAAGGAACATCCCAGGAAGGTAAACAGGGTAATATTCACTACCGGAGATGTGTTGGGTGGCGACATCGAGAGCTTCGCAAAACAAACCGCCAGACCCTTCTTAGCCAAACCTTTCACTCCTCAGGAGCTAGAAGCTATAGTCCGAGAAGCCTTGAAGGAGGTGGAATAGTGTATGGAACACCAGGCACCGCAGTCGTTATCATGAATAGT
The DNA window shown above is from Chloroflexota bacterium and carries:
- a CDS encoding response regulator, whose translation is MIRRSGEVKNSSAGRKRILVVEDEPAIGLVCQRVLAGEGFEVDIAVNGSAAQQMLEEKDYDLVLIDVRTPVMNGKELYRWIMKEHPRKVNRVIFTTGDVLGGDIESFAKQTARPFLAKPFTPQELEAIVREALKEVE